One window of Chloroflexus aggregans DSM 9485 genomic DNA carries:
- a CDS encoding phage tail protein, with amino-acid sequence MNLSSRDRLYELLPALYRARDAERGEPLRALLAIIGEELARIEADIGDLYDDWFIETCAEWVVPYIGDLLGVRHLRQLHEVADFSQRAYVANTLRYRRRKGTAPVLEQLARDVTGWPCRVVEYFERLATTQHLNHVRLHSPATASLRNANALELTGGPLETVNHTAEVRRIAAGRGRYNIPNLGLFLSRLQPYTVQGVSPQPVSNPPDGRYFFSPLGNDISLFNRPRTEVEITQLAAEPDLPLPLRRRALYDDLEAVRAGIAAGQPVRSAYLDPARPVFQIAVPDGTGQFVPIPAAEILICDLSDWRRPLTSKTYADQSLPIRVAVDPQRGRLAFPTGVVPSDLMVSYTYSFAADIGGGPYTRRETIAIAAPGDLALTVAQRGGGDYPTLAAAIAAWQASSATTGVITVLDSATYTEDLTLTMSPDRTLVIQAADDQRPLIRLADRLRVAGNGDRASLTLNGFWIEGGIDLAAGSLERLAIHHCTLLPGWRLDVAGNPQFPNRPSIHAAAPNPDLRLELARSISGAVHVAEDSDGLIAGDAILDAFAPAVPACAASNGERIGPPASFIRCTVRGEVRVRQIDLISESIMLGRVLVARRQVGCTRFSFLAAGSRAPRRFRCQPDLALAAFAAAHNRPIAALTTAQRSTVTLSVTPSFTSTQFGHPAYMQLARSCPAAITQGAEDGGELGVFHLVQQTQRLANLRLALAEYLRVGLEAGVFFAS; translated from the coding sequence ATGAATCTATCGTCCCGCGACCGTCTGTATGAACTCCTGCCGGCCCTCTACCGCGCCCGCGATGCCGAGCGCGGCGAGCCGCTGCGCGCGCTGCTCGCCATCATCGGCGAGGAGCTGGCCCGGATCGAAGCCGATATTGGTGATTTGTACGACGACTGGTTTATCGAGACCTGTGCTGAGTGGGTTGTTCCCTATATTGGTGATCTGCTTGGGGTACGCCATCTGCGTCAGTTGCACGAAGTAGCCGATTTTAGTCAGCGTGCTTATGTTGCCAATACATTGCGCTACCGTCGTCGCAAAGGCACTGCCCCTGTACTCGAACAGTTGGCCCGCGATGTCACCGGCTGGCCTTGCCGCGTCGTCGAGTATTTCGAGCGGTTGGCAACTACCCAGCATCTCAACCACGTTCGCCTGCATAGCCCGGCCACCGCCTCGTTGCGCAACGCCAATGCGCTCGAATTGACCGGCGGCCCGCTCGAAACGGTCAACCATACCGCCGAAGTGCGCCGGATCGCGGCTGGCCGTGGCCGCTACAACATCCCTAACCTTGGATTGTTTTTATCCCGTTTGCAGCCCTACACCGTGCAAGGCGTCTCGCCGCAGCCGGTAAGTAACCCGCCCGATGGCCGTTACTTCTTCAGCCCGCTCGGCAACGACATCTCGCTCTTCAATCGCCCTCGCACCGAGGTCGAGATTACCCAGCTCGCTGCCGAACCCGATCTACCGTTGCCGTTGCGTCGTCGCGCGCTCTACGACGATCTCGAAGCGGTGCGTGCCGGCATTGCCGCCGGCCAACCAGTGCGGAGTGCCTATCTCGATCCGGCCCGTCCAGTCTTCCAGATTGCTGTCCCCGACGGTACCGGTCAGTTTGTCCCGATCCCCGCCGCCGAGATCCTGATCTGCGATTTAAGCGATTGGCGACGCCCACTGACCAGCAAGACCTACGCTGACCAATCGTTGCCGATCCGGGTCGCGGTTGATCCGCAGCGCGGTCGGCTTGCCTTCCCCACCGGGGTTGTGCCGTCTGATCTGATGGTCAGCTACACCTACAGCTTCGCTGCTGACATCGGCGGCGGCCCCTACACCCGTCGCGAAACGATCGCCATCGCTGCTCCCGGCGATCTGGCCCTCACCGTTGCCCAACGTGGCGGTGGTGACTATCCGACACTGGCTGCCGCCATTGCGGCGTGGCAAGCGTCATCTGCGACCACCGGCGTCATCACTGTGCTCGACAGCGCCACCTACACCGAAGATCTCACCCTCACAATGTCACCCGACCGCACCCTCGTTATCCAAGCCGCCGATGACCAGCGTCCACTCATCCGCCTCGCCGATCGCCTGCGCGTTGCCGGTAACGGCGATCGCGCCTCCCTTACCCTCAATGGTTTCTGGATCGAGGGCGGGATCGATCTGGCCGCCGGCAGCCTCGAACGGTTAGCCATCCACCACTGCACCCTCCTGCCCGGTTGGCGCCTCGACGTTGCCGGCAACCCCCAGTTTCCCAACCGGCCCAGCATCCACGCCGCCGCGCCCAACCCTGATTTGCGCCTCGAACTGGCCCGGAGCATCAGCGGCGCGGTGCATGTGGCGGAAGATTCGGATGGTCTGATTGCCGGCGATGCAATCCTCGACGCCTTCGCGCCGGCCGTGCCCGCCTGCGCGGCCTCCAATGGCGAGAGGATCGGACCGCCGGCCAGTTTTATTCGCTGCACGGTGCGCGGTGAAGTCCGCGTGCGCCAAATCGATCTCATCTCTGAAAGCATTATGCTTGGCCGGGTACTGGTTGCACGCCGTCAGGTCGGTTGCACCCGCTTCAGTTTCCTTGCCGCCGGCTCGCGAGCGCCGCGTCGCTTCCGCTGCCAGCCCGATCTCGCTCTCGCCGCCTTCGCTGCCGCTCACAACCGGCCCATCGCTGCTCTCACCACCGCCCAACGCAGCACCGTAACGCTCTCGGTCACACCATCCTTCACCAGCACTCAGTTCGGCCATCCTGCCTACATGCAACTGGCTCGCTCGTGCCCCGCCGCCATCACCCAAGGTGCCGAAGACGGCGGTGAGCTCGGCGTCTTCCATCTCGTGCAACAGACCCAACGCCTCGCTAACTTGCGCCTTGCCCTCGCCGAGTATCTGCGGGTAGGTCTTGAAGCCGGGGTCTTTTTCGCATCGTGA
- a CDS encoding putative baseplate assembly protein, with amino-acid sequence MSNAEQSPCGCDERASLPSPHTNPPGQPALRYRLGTHRSFLRRMTARLSQQTTSTGQRPLAALATRDVADPSLALLDAAATLADVLTFYQERIANEGFLRTATERFSVLQLARAIGYELKPGVAAAVYLAFILDDTPVSPAQTVIPAGTQVQSIPAKQGELPQTFETSTEFVARKAWNALRPRPTRPQDLSKGTRTIYLAGVETRLQVGDYLLLVGAERERDPGNERWDLRRVLSVTVYPDAAGGYTVVTGEPGLGSNRPSMLPAAQPQTFAFRRSARWFGFNAPDWRLMPESVRRSYGGTANEWPGFAINGSQPQIDLDAIYPKIVPGSWVALLAPDYTELYRVTRNTTVGVADFGLSGQVTRLTIDTNENLRRFQRRETVVLAESEPLPLAEEPIPDPVTGNRIEVAGVVRDLVKGQPLIVNGKVNERDEQPTSVVVFVEAVDHHPGFTTIVLRDQGLGALQLIRSTTVIFANVVAATHGETVPLTPIGSGDASQSHQRFKLKKAPLTYVSASTPSGAASTLTVRVNGVTWHETSSLYLAGPHDEQYIVRLNDDHSATVQFGDGVHGARLPTGAENVTATYRFGIGQAGEVGAGAIALLKTRPPGVRSVINPLPASGAADPETLESARANTPQTVLTLDRIVSLQDFTDFAATFAGIGKAQASAFRRGEQLVVHLTLASASGKPIAPSDPLFTNLRNAIDAVRDPSVLVELASFIPLTFRLKATVRYNRRYLATEVIAALEQKLHATFSFTRRNFAQPVTAAEVIAAMQSVVGVIAIDLDQLAYAGGRSGSHPALLTALPARQVGNVIAPAELLLLDPNGVELVMLAVSAP; translated from the coding sequence ATGAGCAATGCCGAACAATCCCCGTGCGGTTGCGACGAGCGCGCGTCGTTACCCTCGCCCCATACGAACCCGCCCGGCCAACCTGCGCTGCGCTACCGCCTTGGTACACACCGCTCGTTCCTGCGTCGGATGACAGCACGCTTGTCGCAGCAGACCACCTCGACCGGCCAGCGCCCGCTCGCCGCACTGGCCACCCGCGATGTTGCCGATCCGTCGCTCGCTTTGCTCGATGCAGCCGCGACACTGGCCGATGTGTTGACCTTCTACCAAGAACGGATCGCCAACGAGGGTTTTCTCCGCACCGCGACCGAACGCTTCTCGGTCTTGCAGTTGGCCCGCGCGATCGGCTACGAACTCAAGCCCGGCGTCGCTGCTGCGGTCTACCTTGCTTTTATCCTCGACGACACGCCCGTCTCGCCGGCCCAGACGGTAATCCCTGCCGGGACCCAAGTGCAGAGCATCCCGGCCAAACAGGGTGAACTGCCGCAGACCTTCGAGACAAGCACCGAGTTTGTCGCCCGCAAAGCGTGGAATGCGCTGCGTCCGCGCCCCACTCGTCCCCAAGACCTGAGCAAGGGTACGAGGACGATCTATTTGGCCGGTGTTGAGACGCGCTTGCAAGTGGGTGATTATCTGCTGCTGGTTGGTGCCGAACGTGAGCGCGATCCCGGTAATGAACGCTGGGATCTGCGTCGCGTGCTCTCGGTAACGGTGTATCCTGACGCTGCCGGTGGTTATACTGTCGTCACAGGGGAACCCGGCCTCGGCTCGAACCGCCCTTCCATGTTGCCGGCAGCCCAACCACAAACCTTTGCCTTTCGGCGAAGTGCTCGCTGGTTCGGTTTCAATGCACCTGATTGGCGGTTGATGCCAGAGTCGGTGCGTCGGTCGTATGGCGGCACGGCCAACGAATGGCCTGGATTTGCGATCAATGGTAGTCAGCCTCAGATCGATCTCGACGCTATCTATCCCAAGATTGTGCCGGGGAGTTGGGTGGCGCTGCTTGCTCCCGACTACACCGAACTCTACCGCGTTACGCGCAATACGACGGTGGGTGTAGCCGATTTTGGCCTGTCTGGGCAAGTGACTCGTCTTACTATTGATACCAATGAGAACCTGCGTCGTTTTCAGCGCCGCGAGACGGTGGTGTTAGCCGAGAGTGAGCCGTTGCCGCTGGCCGAGGAGCCAATTCCCGATCCGGTCACTGGTAATCGGATCGAGGTTGCCGGTGTGGTGCGAGATTTGGTCAAGGGCCAGCCGTTGATTGTCAACGGCAAGGTGAACGAGCGCGACGAACAACCTACCTCGGTGGTAGTCTTCGTCGAGGCGGTTGATCACCATCCCGGCTTTACTACCATTGTGTTGCGCGATCAAGGGTTAGGTGCGCTTCAGCTCATCCGTTCCACCACCGTTATTTTCGCCAATGTAGTCGCCGCTACCCATGGTGAAACGGTTCCCCTAACTCCTATCGGTAGCGGTGATGCTAGCCAGTCTCACCAACGCTTCAAACTCAAAAAAGCACCACTCACCTACGTTTCGGCCAGTACACCATCCGGTGCTGCCTCGACACTGACCGTGCGGGTTAACGGTGTGACGTGGCACGAAACGTCATCGCTCTATCTTGCCGGCCCTCACGATGAACAATACATTGTGCGCCTCAACGATGATCATTCGGCGACGGTGCAGTTCGGTGATGGTGTTCACGGCGCGCGTTTGCCCACCGGCGCCGAAAATGTGACCGCGACCTACCGGTTTGGAATTGGTCAAGCGGGTGAGGTTGGTGCCGGCGCGATTGCCCTGCTCAAGACCCGCCCGCCCGGCGTGCGCAGCGTGATCAACCCGCTTCCCGCCAGTGGGGCCGCCGATCCGGAAACACTGGAGAGCGCACGCGCCAATACGCCGCAGACAGTGTTGACGCTTGACCGAATAGTCTCGTTGCAGGATTTTACCGATTTTGCCGCCACCTTCGCCGGTATCGGCAAGGCGCAGGCATCAGCGTTTCGCCGTGGCGAGCAGCTTGTTGTCCATCTCACCCTCGCCAGCGCCAGCGGCAAACCGATCGCGCCGTCCGATCCGCTCTTCACCAATTTGCGTAACGCGATCGATGCTGTGCGTGATCCGTCGGTACTTGTGGAACTGGCGAGCTTTATCCCGCTGACGTTTCGCCTCAAGGCGACCGTCCGATACAACCGTCGCTACCTCGCCACCGAAGTAATCGCGGCTCTTGAACAGAAGCTGCACGCCACGTTTTCGTTTACTCGACGCAACTTCGCGCAACCGGTCACCGCCGCCGAGGTGATTGCAGCGATGCAATCAGTGGTCGGCGTGATCGCCATCGATCTCGACCAACTGGCGTATGCCGGCGGACGTTCTGGTTCGCATCCTGCCCTGCTCACCGCATTGCCGGCGCGGCAAGTGGGCAATGTTATCGCACCGGCTGAACTGCTGTTACTCGACCCGAACGGGGTTGAGCTAGTGATGTTGGCGGTTTCTGCGCCGTGA
- a CDS encoding putative baseplate assembly protein, whose product MSIQFRCANPRRAQVLSTSAIPLNGIDLLEVLDRDAPAGVSPQQTLLVQMIKPAPWGLGAANVQLTGGVRVTGVKVRWVLRAADASSADVAAGRITGAERTFYNGLSAADRTLVVRVDQAGDFSTYTLRLVRSPTDPSPPAGFDPILSRITFSFKVDCPSEFDCAPVSDCPLEDDGTPPIDYLARDYASLRQLLFDRLAAVSPTWRERNPADLGVAIVEGLAYIGDYLSYYQDAVATEAYLGTARRRVSLRRHARLLDYVPHDGANARVWVQVQVDAPCTLPARTPVLTKVGGAPPRLLPASAELALARQQQPLVFETMHDIRLDPALNQIDFYTWGDEGCCLPVGTTRATLRGDLSSRLHSGDVLAFIEQRSPITGYRADADPARRHAVRLTRVTAMTDPLGGQFADPPSNQPVAVTEIEWTDEDALPFILDLTVVAVPPADRDESGVARQPASVALGNIVLADHGETLPAELLPPVGDPLRYRPKLARAGVTFAAPFDPTNRVTPAVRLVSDIAPSLTLPAVTLTSASGLWQPVPDLLSSNRFQTEFVGELENDGRLFLRFGDGRTGRVPAAGEALVAHYRVGGGSAGNIGADALAHIVTNESGIRAVRNPLPALGGSEPEALEAIRQSAPQAFRRQERAVTPADYATMAERHPSVQRAVATRRWTGSWYTIFITVDRRDGLPVDAAFEADLRAFLERYRMAGQDVEIDGPIYVPLDLAFVVCVEAGYFTANVKVALLERFSARQFFHPDNFTFGQPLYLSHIIAAAMAIPGVRWIETAGTRVRFQRWGKPPRGELVNGQLDVGRREIIRCDNDPNRPEHGRIEFIMEGGS is encoded by the coding sequence ATGAGTATCCAATTCCGCTGTGCAAATCCACGCCGGGCGCAAGTGCTGAGCACGTCTGCCATCCCACTCAACGGGATCGATCTGCTCGAAGTGCTCGATCGCGACGCGCCTGCCGGTGTGTCGCCGCAACAGACGCTGCTGGTGCAGATGATCAAGCCGGCGCCGTGGGGTCTCGGCGCGGCCAATGTGCAGCTAACCGGCGGTGTGCGTGTCACCGGCGTGAAGGTACGCTGGGTCTTGCGCGCCGCTGATGCCAGCTCCGCCGATGTTGCCGCCGGACGCATCACCGGTGCCGAGCGAACGTTTTACAATGGGTTGTCCGCCGCCGATCGCACTTTGGTGGTGCGTGTCGATCAGGCTGGCGACTTTTCGACCTACACGCTGCGCCTTGTCCGTTCGCCTACCGATCCGAGTCCGCCTGCCGGCTTTGATCCCATCTTGAGCAGGATTACGTTCTCGTTCAAAGTTGACTGCCCAAGCGAGTTCGATTGCGCTCCGGTGAGTGATTGCCCACTAGAGGACGACGGTACACCACCGATTGACTATCTGGCTCGCGATTACGCCAGTTTGCGCCAATTGCTCTTTGACCGGTTAGCTGCCGTCTCACCCACCTGGCGCGAGCGTAATCCGGCCGATCTTGGCGTGGCAATTGTCGAGGGGTTGGCCTACATCGGCGATTATCTCAGCTACTATCAAGACGCGGTCGCCACCGAAGCCTATCTCGGCACGGCGCGCCGCCGGGTGTCGTTGCGCCGCCACGCGCGTCTGCTTGATTACGTGCCCCACGACGGCGCGAATGCGCGGGTGTGGGTGCAGGTTCAGGTTGATGCGCCATGTACCCTGCCGGCCCGTACCCCCGTGCTGACCAAAGTCGGCGGCGCGCCGCCGCGCTTGCTGCCCGCTTCCGCCGAACTGGCCCTCGCTCGCCAGCAACAGCCGCTAGTCTTCGAGACAATGCACGATATACGCCTTGATCCAGCGTTGAACCAGATCGATTTCTATACTTGGGGGGATGAAGGCTGCTGTCTGCCTGTCGGTACTACGCGCGCCACGCTGCGCGGTGATCTCAGCTCTCGCTTGCATTCCGGCGATGTGCTAGCCTTTATCGAGCAGCGCAGTCCGATCACCGGCTACCGCGCCGATGCCGATCCTGCTCGCCGTCACGCCGTTCGTCTCACCCGCGTCACCGCAATGACCGATCCGCTCGGTGGTCAGTTTGCCGATCCGCCATCCAACCAGCCGGTGGCCGTAACCGAAATTGAGTGGACGGACGAAGATGCGTTGCCATTCATCCTTGATCTGACGGTGGTAGCAGTGCCGCCCGCTGATCGCGACGAGAGCGGAGTAGCGCGCCAGCCGGCCAGTGTGGCGTTGGGCAATATTGTGCTGGCCGATCACGGTGAAACCCTCCCCGCCGAGTTGTTGCCGCCGGTCGGCGATCCGCTTCGCTACCGGCCAAAACTGGCACGGGCCGGCGTGACCTTTGCCGCGCCGTTCGATCCAACCAATCGGGTGACGCCGGCAGTACGTTTAGTGAGCGACATTGCACCATCGCTAACCCTACCTGCCGTGACCCTGACGAGTGCTTCCGGTTTGTGGCAGCCGGTGCCCGATCTACTCAGCAGTAATCGCTTTCAAACCGAATTTGTCGGCGAACTGGAGAACGACGGTCGCCTGTTCCTGCGCTTTGGCGATGGCCGCACGGGGCGCGTGCCGGCGGCAGGCGAAGCGTTGGTGGCGCACTACCGGGTAGGTGGTGGCTCTGCCGGTAATATTGGCGCCGATGCGCTGGCACACATTGTTACCAACGAGAGCGGTATTCGCGCAGTACGCAACCCCTTGCCGGCCCTCGGCGGCAGCGAGCCAGAGGCGCTTGAGGCGATCCGCCAGTCTGCGCCGCAAGCCTTTCGTCGCCAAGAACGGGCGGTGACGCCGGCTGATTACGCGACGATGGCCGAACGTCATCCATCCGTGCAGCGTGCGGTTGCTACCCGCCGCTGGACGGGGAGTTGGTACACGATCTTTATTACCGTTGATCGACGTGATGGCTTGCCGGTTGATGCAGCATTTGAAGCCGACCTGCGCGCTTTTCTCGAACGCTACCGGATGGCCGGGCAAGATGTCGAGATTGACGGTCCGATCTATGTGCCGCTCGATCTGGCGTTTGTGGTCTGTGTCGAGGCTGGCTATTTCACCGCCAATGTCAAGGTTGCGCTGCTCGAACGTTTCAGCGCTCGCCAGTTTTTTCACCCCGACAACTTTACCTTCGGCCAACCGCTCTACCTCAGCCACATCATCGCCGCTGCCATGGCCATTCCCGGCGTGCGCTGGATCGAGACGGCGGGAACGCGGGTGCGTTTCCAACGCTGGGGTAAACCGCCGCGCGGCGAGTTGGTCAACGGCCAACTTGATGTTGGCCGGCGCGAGATTATCCGCTGTGATAACGACCCTAACCGGCCTGAACATGGTCGGATCGAGTTCATCATGGAGGGCGGGTCATGA
- a CDS encoding GPW/gp25 family protein, with the protein MMHIAFPYAIDGGGRTARADDDAHIRQMIEQLLFTAPGERVNRPRFGAGVRQLLFAPNSPELAAALEFLVQGALQEYLGEVIRVEAVAIESEEATLRVTVQYVVQRTQQRRVVEVAG; encoded by the coding sequence ATGATGCATATCGCGTTTCCTTATGCCATTGACGGCGGCGGACGCACGGCGCGTGCCGATGACGATGCCCACATTCGCCAGATGATCGAACAATTGCTCTTCACGGCTCCCGGCGAGCGGGTGAACCGGCCTCGTTTCGGCGCTGGCGTGCGTCAGTTGCTCTTTGCGCCGAATAGCCCCGAATTGGCCGCCGCACTAGAGTTCTTGGTGCAGGGCGCATTGCAAGAGTATCTCGGCGAGGTGATCCGGGTTGAGGCGGTGGCGATCGAGTCCGAGGAGGCAACGTTGCGGGTGACGGTGCAGTATGTGGTGCAGCGTACTCAGCAGCGCCGGGTGGTTGAGGTGGCCGGCTGA
- a CDS encoding phage baseplate assembly protein V, giving the protein MRQFFGKYRGKVENNVDPLQQGRVQVSVPTVLGEGRTSWAMPCVPFAGNGVGLFLIPPTGAYVWVEFEGGDPDYPIWSGCFWGTGEVPASPAVAEMKVLKTAAGTITINELPGVGGITIETTSGAKIAITATGIEITNGQGGSIKLTGPQISLNDGALEVT; this is encoded by the coding sequence ATGAGACAATTTTTCGGAAAGTATCGCGGTAAAGTCGAGAATAACGTCGATCCGTTGCAACAGGGTCGTGTGCAGGTGAGTGTGCCTACCGTACTCGGCGAGGGTCGAACTAGTTGGGCGATGCCGTGTGTGCCGTTTGCCGGCAATGGTGTCGGCCTGTTCCTCATTCCGCCTACCGGCGCTTATGTGTGGGTTGAGTTTGAAGGTGGTGATCCTGACTATCCGATCTGGAGTGGCTGTTTCTGGGGAACTGGTGAAGTACCGGCTTCGCCGGCAGTCGCCGAGATGAAGGTGCTCAAGACCGCTGCCGGCACGATCACGATCAACGAACTGCCGGGGGTGGGTGGGATTACAATTGAAACAACGAGTGGGGCTAAAATTGCGATTACCGCTACCGGTATCGAAATCACGAACGGCCAAGGTGGTTCAATCAAATTGACCGGGCCGCAAATTTCACTCAACGATGGCGCCTTGGAGGTGACGTGA